The genomic stretch ATCACTGTTATTCTGACGGAAATGGCATGGCAATACATGCCTGCAATTGCTTTCTGCAGTTTGGTTTGTCAACGTATATTCAAGCTCAATAGAGGATGTTTCACTGGATAGCACCATCCTCTTGAATATTCCAATGCCACACCTGATAACAGGAAAGCAAGTAGTTTCAACTTTTTTTACTTTTCATCGGTAGAAAATTAATAACAAGTAAGGTGGTTGTTTTCCACTACTTTGCACCTAAGCTGATAGTTCTCCCTTTGACCTCTACCTATTGACAAACTACAAGGGATGCATCTTTTTTCCAAGGTTTCTCCAACAGACAAATGCTAGCAGATTGTCCAGGTACAGTTCATGTGAGACCAGAACATGCAGTCAGTACATTTGTTTTCTCTCTAGGTATCTTTTGTGTTTTGCCTCTGGAGATATGAATCTCAGTACTCACAAATACACTGCAATTCCAAATTAACTTTGCAAATCACCTGGATAATCTTTTTGAACCAGAAATAAAGTAGAAAGCCTAGTGGCGAACATGGCCAGATCCAGACATCAGGATGCCCAATATTTTTGTCTGTAGTCTGCATTGCATAATCATGATTTCGACATCCACAGTCTACTACATTTCCTTCAGAATTTCTTTGCATGAATATACTCATCATTACCAGTAATCACCACATGAACATGAACCATCTCTAAAATGGTGAAAACGGTTAGAATCCCGCAATATGATCAGCCTGCCCTCAATAGCAGATATATACTTGAAAGCAGTATGGCAGTCTTCGCATACTCTCAGGTTTTTTATCACCCTGATGGGCCTCCCAGGAGGAATCTTAAGAATACCATAAGCAACAGCAAGCTTCTCACTGTGATACTTGAGCATGtgctccttctcttcctcctccacatcATGCAAAACCATATCTGTAGCAGATACATAGCCTGCTTTTTTCATCCTCATGTCAAGGTCTTCCAGGAAATCATATATGTCTTCCTTCTCAGAATGTACACAATCACCCACTGAGAAAGTGTGGACTTTGTTCTGCACTTCAATCCAACTGAATCCTGGAACCTTCTTCACACCACGCTCATACATCATAAGTCTCATTTTATCCACATCACGCCATTTGCCAGAGGATGCATATATATTTGATAGCAAGACATACATGCCAGCATTTTCAGGTTCCAACTCAAATATTTTCTCAGCTGCACTCCTGCCTAGTTCAGAATTGCGGTGGATCCTACTAGCACCAAGTAACGCACCCCACATGGTAGAGTCAGGCTCAAAAGGCATGTCCTTCATAAGATTAACCGCTTCATCCAATCTTCCAGCCCGTCCAAGAAGGTCTATCATACAAGTGTAGTGTTCAGGTTTTGCTGTCACACCAAAATTGTGGTGCATCGAATAGAAGTATGAAATGCCTTTCTCAACCAAACCAGAATGACTACATGCTGCAAGTACTCCAACCTGAAAGTCAGATTAACCAAAAACATTAGATCGGAAGAGAACATCTATTCTTGATTTTAAATTTTACTACACCAGGCCAACTTCCTGTAGGCTTGTTCAGTGAATGTTGTCTAAAAAAGTAGGCACGTGCAGATATCATAGTACATGACTTTACTACAAAGAGGGACATATAAATAAACACTAAAGTATCATTAAGTGGATCAATCCTTCAAGTCCATCCAACAGAAAGGATGTTCTTACCAAAGTAATATCATCTGGCTTTGTAGAGGTCTTCCTCATTGTATCAAAAAACTCAAGTGCTTCCTTGCCAAAACCATGCCGTGCATAGCCTGCAATCATAGTATTCCATGAAACAACATccctctcctccatctcctcaaATGCATTGTGAGCTTCCTCCATATTTCCACATTTGAAGTACATAGCTAGGAGTGCATTCCCCACAAAGCAGCCCACACCATAACCAGCCTTAATCAACCTGCTATGAAGCTGCATTCCACACTCAAGTGCAGCAATGTCAGCACATGTGCTCAAAACACAAGCAAATGCTGACCTATTCACCCACTCACCACAACGCCCCATCTCTTTGAACAACTGCAGGGTTTCCTCACTGAAACCACCTTGAGAATATGCAGCCAGCATTGCAGCCCACGAGACTGCGTCCTTCTGTGGCATCATGTCAAAAATTGCCCTCGCCGCCTCCAACATCCCAGCCTGAGCATATCCAGTCAGCATTGTGTTCCATGAAGCTACGTTCCTGCAGGGCATTGCATCAAACAACTCCTTCGCCTCATCCATCATCTTCCGCTGAACAAATGCTGCCATCATTGCATTCCATGATACAGCATTCTTCTCTGGCATGGCATCAAACACTCTCCTGGCCTCTTCGAGCATCCCATTTTGTGCATACCCAGACACAACTGCTGTCCATGTGAAGACGTCCCTAACCGGAGCTGCATCAAACAACCTTCTCGCCTCCATCATATCCCCTCTCCTTGCATACCCAGATACCATAATGTTCCAAGACACAACATCTCTCTGCGGCATTCTATTAAACATCTCCTGCGCTTCAGCCATCTTACCCCACTGCACATACCCAGCCATCAAAGCGTTCCAAGAAATTGCATCCCACTCTGTCCTCGAATTAAACAGCCCCCTAGCTTCTTGAATTCGTCCATTCCGCACATACGCAGCAAGCATGCCATTCCACGAAACAGCATCCTTCTCTGGTGCGAGATCAAAGTAGTGCCGCGCGAGCGAGACAAGCCCATGGTTGGCGTGAGACGAGATCATGACGTTGTAGGACACGGAGTCCTTTACGGGCATTTCTTCGAACAGGCTCCGCGCGTCGGCCAGGGATGAGGAGACCGCCAGCGCGTGGAGGAGCGTGTTGTAGGAGAAGGTGTCGGGCCGCGGGATAGAGCGGAAGAAGGAGAGAGCCAGCGGGAGGCGGCCGTTGGCGGCATACCCGGCGAGCATGGCATTGTAGGTAGAGGTGGAGCGGCGTGGCATCGCGGCGAAGAGGCGCTCGGCGTCCGGGACGCGGCCCGCGCGCATGTGGGCGGTGATAGCCTTGTTCCGCTGGATCACCTCCGCGTTGGGCTTGGCGGAGAATgaggcgtcgccggcgccggccgggggccgggggctccgctgccgcgcggcggcgcggagatGGCGCGAAGGGAGCATGGGTGTTTTTTTCGAACCGCAGATGTGTGCTTTTGCTTGCTGTAGGGCTTTTAGAGGATTCAAAATATATGCCCAAAATTGTGGGTATTTTCCAAATTATTAAGAATTGTAATTGCATGCATGAAATTATCCTTTATACCTTCCGACTCAGCATATTACAATGATATTATGTGGCATAAATTGTCATTAGATGGCACTAAATCATTATTAAGTTGCGATGGGATGGTTAGTGCATCTATATAATTAGTAGTGATTGATGTGTGCCAATTAAAATGTAAGGGATGAATATCACATTTTCAAAATACTTATAGACGtagaacatatttttttttccttcatttagTGATACACGATATGTTCGGCATGTGAATTTTCGGTGGATTGTTCTTAACAGAGAATCGAGGCACCAAAGATTGCGATGCCGTGCGTGCAGATTGGTCGGGAAAATGATGCAGAAGCTAGAGCTTGGATTATGGAGTGCCACTTCATTCGCCAATTCTGTCGTGCGTACAGATTGCGATGTCGAGCGTACAGATTGGTCATGAAAAGGGTAAGTGTTGTGCAACTTCTATTCGCCAATTCTTCAATCAGATACGTAATCTGCAATAATTTCGCTACGGTGGCACCCCGGTACAGATTTGATAGGTCTTTTCCATGCAACACCCTGGTATTTGGCTAGTTTGTAGAAGAACAATGCGACAAGATTGTACCTGCGCTTGGCTAGCCTGTATAAATGCGCGCGATGACTAGTGCATGAAATTGAAGAGGAGACGCGTGTACAAACCAATTCAGTACCTTCTCGGCTCAACATCAGCATTACTTAATCATGTACCTTTTAGAAATACAAAAATGCAATGAACACCACTGTGATGGTCATTTCCAATAAGTTGATGGGCGTGTTTCTCATTTTGATTCCCTAGACCTCTTGTTTTGCGATCTCGACTTTGGTTTCTTGTCACCACCAGCTCTCCCTGTTGCCTTCCGCTTCCGCTTCAAGGTCGTCTCATCTGCATCCCCAGCCATCAGATGCTCATAGTCTTCCAGGCTTGCAAATGGAGATCGACCACTCTTTACACCATGTTTCTGCTTCTGCGGTGCCACCTTTTTCTTTGCACCACCATTGCCAGCATTAACCATTTCCTCATCACTAGAGTTTCCATCGAAATCGCCCGCATCCTCAAGGGCTTCAGCATCCATACCTGCAAGACTAGCAATGTCGTCATCATCGCTTCCTGATCCTCCATCCATAGAAGCACTATCTGAAATGTCATCCAACTCAACATCACTGCCGTCTTCAAGTAATTCCTTTTCCTCATCAAATGCATTGGAGTCAAGGTCATCATAGTCATATTCTCCATCCTCTGCCAACCCATCTCCGAACTCCTGCATCTCATCTTCACTCTCATCACTAGCATCATCAGCTAAGAGCTCCCCAGTATCTTCATCAAGAGCTGAATCCTTCCTCTTTGCCTTAATAGGGCCAGACTTGTTCATGTAGAAACGGTGGAAAATAATATCTTCAGGAGGTACTTCATTTTCCGCCAATTCCAGAAGCTCTTCTCCGATGAGATGATGATTCATGTCAAGCTGCAGACACAGACATAGGTCAGCAATGAATCAAAAAGCCAAGTGTATTTGGCAGGGTTCAGCATTTATACAGAAAGGCAGTGATCATTAGATACATGCCTCCGCATCCAGTTAGAGAAACAAATACCTAACGCATTATTCTGTCGTACTCTGGACACATGACTGCTCTTTCTTTTGGAGAATGTAAGGGGGAAAAGGATACTTCCTTGACATTTTGCACATGAAATGGTCTCCGGTATGCAACTTTGGCCACTATTTTCTACTAGAATGCATTTATAAACAAATGAGATTATGACATTATTTTTAAGGCAACATATTTTTTCAATTTTAGAAACTATACTTTAAGTCAAAGTTTTGAAAGTTTGAGCATATCTCGTCCAAACATCTAGTGTGACTGGAGGGACTGTCACACAGGCGAAACAGTTTAGAGTCAACAAAGTGAATCCAAGTAACAACGGCTAACCTTTTTAGCTGGGGCAATTTGTGATCCACCATGCCATTTTCCTTCAGCGATGCGGTTTCCTTTTGGTTTCTTTTCCATGAATTTGTCAAGGAAGGCAGGAAGTGATAGGTCTGTCAGCGGATCGCCACTATAAACAATATTGTTGCCAGATAGCAATGTTCTGGCCATAGTAGAAACTGAAGGGTGCACATGTGAAGCCAATACTGTCAGCTCCCACCAACTGACACGATCTGCATTGCTGACAAAGAAAAAGGTACATATGATCAACTAACCCTTTGCAGTTGTAAATAAcataaagaaaaacaacaggACACACTAACAATAGGAAAGAATTCAAAGAATAGAAGACGTCCACTCAAATCATCCAATAACAGAAAGCAACATTACCCATATATTTCCTGAGGATACGTGagtaagaaataaaaaaattcaagcctcaatatagcaaataactgaTATGTAAATATAGGATCCATGCACAGTAAATGAGATTAAATAGACTACCAGTAAGAAGGCTCTCTGTGTCGTGGATCATATAATGCATGTAGTCTCGACGTGTCAGCTGATGCATTGTTTTCACCATTTTCATCCCTTTCTATCAATTTCACTTGCTTTCCACTATCAGAACCATCACCAGCATCAATGTTGTATTTCTCATGAGCAGCTAATTTGTCATTATGTTTATCTAGCACTGCTGAGGCAATAGAAGAGTCATCATGACTCTCTATAATGTCTTCAAAGTGCTCATCGCCATCATCAACAGATTCATTCTGGAGCACAATCGCCCTGAAGATTTAAATTTCAATTATTACCATCATGAAAGATAATGATATGTTTCGATTAACAACTAATCACACACCATAATGGTGACTTTGCCTTAAGGACCTCTGACAGAATGAAAAGACATCCACAAGCATATTGAGGAGGCCGTTGAAGAGCCACCTGCCCAGAGAAATTACATCAGTAATTGTACAATCATAAATAGCATCTGTAATATTCAAAGCCTAATTTATTAGTAGTCTACTGTTCCAATGACACCTAGAAAATCTTTTGCTAATTTCGCATCACAGATCCCATCAGAATTAACTATTGGTTTCCAACTAACACGAGATCACAGCTTTGACTGACAAATGGGTCCAACAACCATGGGACCCAAGTGAAGGGGACCAAAGTAAGTCTATAAATTGCAAAGACCAGAACAAGCAAGGCGTGAAAAATGATCTGAAACTACTATTCCAATTCTTCCTCTTTGCCAAATTCCTCTCATGTTGTGGCACCTCGCTAGCAGCCACGGGAGTTGTATGATTGTATCCTGTCCGGTTTGGTCACGTCTTGGAGAATGATTCTGGACTGTGGCTTTGGAGAAGGTAATTCTGTAAGGCTCCTGCCACCTATTGTCCTACCTTTCGGGTTGGATTTGATGTGGAAAAGTATTAGAGTATAGCATTAGTGGCAACCTTATGCTATACCGTATTGTGGTTCTAGTTGCAGAGGTAAACATTAGGTTCTGATAATTGACTACTAGAATTGGATGGTTTGTTTCTGTTTCACAGTTTGAGGGCATAATCCCAAACCAGAAGCTAAAACAAACATCCATCAATGGACGAAAGGGTTATACAAATAGCAAAAAATACGAAAACAATTCATTTCAAAGTATCAAATCTATCATTGTAAAAAATGCCATAAAAAGTTGAAGCAAGTAGAGCACGAATTGGGAGTAAGTACATATCGGGGCTATGCTAGCTGGGATGGGGAACAAGAATAGAACTTCCCATCCACATCCCCTAATATGTAATTTCCCCATAAATTGGCAGGTTAAGAGTCCACATTGCCCTCTGGAATTGGTGATATTGATGAAGATGTTGGTCATAGAATCAAAGCGAGCGACTGCATCAAGCATCTCACATCCtttgagacaaaaaaaaagggaagaaaaaaaaatacaacagcTAAGAGGTGAGTTCTATAGTACAGAGATCAGATTTGGTATGTATTACGGCGCAAAaatgtaatcctactatgacaCATCTAACAGTTACATGTACGCAATTAACATGTTGTGGTGGATATGTGATCGTACAAGAAAGGATTGGATTCAAAATGATGGTATACATTTTCAAAAGTGACACTATACATGACAGGGTCGGGGTGGCACTGATTAAAAGAAAAGATTGTCCAATACCAATTGAGACGCTTTGGACAATCAACGGAGGAGATACCAACGCTTAGCAGAACTTTAGGGCATGATGACAAGGTGAAAATACAAGGAGAGGCAGGGGTCCACCATTTCTAGGTCAGAGAAAGCAATAACGAGAAACTTGAAGGAATGAGCATCCAAATTTAGCTTTGGACAGGAGCATGTGGAAATAGAACCTTGAATATGACCTAGAAAATCAATCATCTTTTTACTAGTTTTGTTTTACTTGCAGTATACCACTATATCTGTCTCTTTTTTGTTGATCTTTGTGGGTTTCATCTCCCACCCCACCTCAACTTGGTTAAGGCCAAGAGACTTGGTTGTGATGAAGAAATTACCAGCATGCCACTGCCAATAGGAAAACAGTCTTTGTGCCATCCATTTACAGGCACACCACCACAGAACAGCCCATATTATGCATATGACAGTTCCATGTTTTGCAACCATATAATTGTTTGCAGTAGTGGAAATAGCATTATATGCCTACTTAATATACTAACAGTTGGTTGTTTTACAGCGGTACTCATACAGACTCAAATAGTATATCTATATCTAAGAGCTGCATCATG from Setaria italica strain Yugu1 chromosome II, Setaria_italica_v2.0, whole genome shotgun sequence encodes the following:
- the LOC101754936 gene encoding pentatricopeptide repeat-containing protein At4g02750 — encoded protein: MLPSRHLRAAARQRSPRPPAGAGDASFSAKPNAEVIQRNKAITAHMRAGRVPDAERLFAAMPRRSTSTYNAMLAGYAANGRLPLALSFFRSIPRPDTFSYNTLLHALAVSSSLADARSLFEEMPVKDSVSYNVMISSHANHGLVSLARHYFDLAPEKDAVSWNGMLAAYVRNGRIQEARGLFNSRTEWDAISWNALMAGYVQWGKMAEAQEMFNRMPQRDVVSWNIMVSGYARRGDMMEARRLFDAAPVRDVFTWTAVVSGYAQNGMLEEARRVFDAMPEKNAVSWNAMMAAFVQRKMMDEAKELFDAMPCRNVASWNTMLTGYAQAGMLEAARAIFDMMPQKDAVSWAAMLAAYSQGGFSEETLQLFKEMGRCGEWVNRSAFACVLSTCADIAALECGMQLHSRLIKAGYGVGCFVGNALLAMYFKCGNMEEAHNAFEEMEERDVVSWNTMIAGYARHGFGKEALEFFDTMRKTSTKPDDITLVGVLAACSHSGLVEKGISYFYSMHHNFGVTAKPEHYTCMIDLLGRAGRLDEAVNLMKDMPFEPDSTMWGALLGASRIHRNSELGRSAAEKIFELEPENAGMYVLLSNIYASSGKWRDVDKMRLMMYERGVKKVPGFSWIEVQNKVHTFSVGDCVHSEKEDIYDFLEDLDMRMKKAGYVSATDMVLHDVEEEEKEHMLKYHSEKLAVAYGILKIPPGRPIRVIKNLRVCEDCHTAFKYISAIEGRLIILRDSNRFHHFRDGSCSCGDYW